A window of the Gossypium hirsutum isolate 1008001.06 chromosome A03, Gossypium_hirsutum_v2.1, whole genome shotgun sequence genome harbors these coding sequences:
- the LOC107938535 gene encoding regulator of nonsense transcripts UPF3 isoform X16 — protein sequence MSWSLQSSLMVMCLLMRKFKTIVEYAPSQCVPTLWAKNDDCEGTIFKDPEYLEFLEFLAKPVENLPSAEIQLERREAERVGALKDSSIVTPLMDFVRRKRAAKVGSRKSLSNGKLSRRAGGQSGGIPSSASSKRGSEKRRGSTTMYVLRDSLKNASGKDKSTYILVSRRDEQQLSNKPVILASSVGTEVSEEESGATRITDADKNKVLLLKGKGKEKEKEISHVAGSILHQQNFTSPIKTILRSTPTKLNSRRENRIIRGILLNKDSRQSQCPGFQSEQHIETSNLKKERRPPWHPQANLGLKDACNASDGNVAGNHLHGAKKLERRSRNKDRTDHGVWTLRHSDGSCASDESLPSSASQSAQILIDSSEGACGDTKVDFSSVGSCKGKTFASEHNGSSKHISRRVAVANGSSAVNDGKPGKRANVYGSHEKQVWVQKSSSGS from the exons ATGTCTTGGAGTTTGCAGAGTTCTTTAATGGTCATGTGTTTGTTAATGAGAAAG TTTAAAACTATTGTTGAGTATGCACCTTCCCAATGCGTTCCCACGCTCTGGGCTAAAAATGATGATTGTGAAGGGACTATATTCAAAG ATCCTGAGTATTTGGAGTTCCTTGAATTTCTTGCGAAGCCAGTCGAGAATCTTCCTAGTGCAGAGATACAATTAGAGAGGAGGGAGGCTGAAAGAGTTG GTGCACTGAAGGATTCTTCCATAGTTACACCTTTAATGGATTTTGTTAGACGGAAAAGAGCTGCTAAGGTTGGATCACGg AAGTCACTGTCTAATGGGAAACTTAGCAGAAGAGCTGGTGGACAATCTGGTGGGATTCCAAGTTCAGCATCATCAAAAAGAGGTTCTGAAAAGAGGCGGGGTTCTACTACAATG TATGTTCTAAGGGATAGCTTGAAAAATGCAAGTGGCAAAGACAAATCAACATACATTCTGGTTTCTAGAAGAGATGAGCAGCAACTTTCCAATAAGCCTGTTATTTTGGCATCATCTGTGGGAACTGAAGTATCTGAAGAGGAAAGCG GAGCTACTAGAATTACTGATGCCGATAAAAATAAAGTTCTGCTTCtgaaagggaaagggaaagagaaagagaaagaaatttCTCAT GTGGCTGGAAGTATATTGCATCAACAGAATTTTACTTCTCCAATTAAAACAATACTTCGTTCAACTCCTACCAAACTGAACTCACGACGCGAAAACAGAATAATCAGAGGCATACTGTTAAACAAGGATTCTCGTCAAAGTCAGTGTCCCGGCTTCCAGTCAGAGCAGCATATTGAGACCTCAAATTTGAAAAAAGAGAGACGACCTCCTTGGCATCCACAAGCAAATTTAGGTTTGAAGGATGCATGCAATGCTTCAGATGGTAACGTTGCTGGGAATCACTTGCATGGTGCTAAGAAGCTAGAAAGACGTAGCAGAAACAAAGATAGAACAGATCATGGTGTTTGGACCCTTCGCCATTCTGATGGATCATGTGCTAGTGATGAGTCCTTGCCATCATCTGCTTCTCAATCTGCGCAGATACTTATAGATTCTTCAGAAG GAGCTTGTGGTGATACTAAAGTTGATTTCTCAAGTGTTGGGAGCTGCAAAGGTAAAACTTTTGCAAGTGAACATAATG GATCCAGTAAGCACATCAGCCGTCGTGTAGCAGTTGCCAATGGATCATCTGCTGTGAATGATGGGAAACCAGGGAAAAGAGCCAATGTGTATGGTTCTCATGAG AAACAAGTATGGGTACAGAAATCTAGTTCTGGTTCTtag
- the LOC107938535 gene encoding regulator of nonsense transcripts UPF3 isoform X7: MKRTLDRTKVVLRHLPPSITETMLMEQVDSAFAGRYNWFSFSPGKNRQKHQSCSRLYIDFKSPEDVLEFAEFFNGHVFVNEKGALKDSSIVTPLMDFVRRKRAAKVGSRKSLSNGKLSRRAGGQSGGIPSSASSKRGSEKRRGSTTMYVLRDSLKNASGKDKSTYILVSRRDEQQLSNKPVILASSVGTEVSEEESGATRITDADKNKVLLLKGKGKEKEKEISHVAGSILHQQNFTSPIKTILRSTPTKLNSRRENRIIRGILLNKDSRQSQCPGFQSEQHIETSNLKKERRPPWHPQANLGLKDACNASDGNVAGNHLHGAKKLERRSRNKDRTDHGVWTLRHSDGSCASDESLPSSASQSAQILIDSSEVSSSNSRLQKTELYFIKNNFGVPFSENCPGACGDTKVDFSSVGSCKGKTFASEHNGSSKHISRRVAVANGSSAVNDGKPGKRANVYGSHEKQVWVQKSSSGS, from the exons ATGAAGCGGACTTTGGATCGAACCAAAGTGGTTCTCCGCCACTTGCCACCGTCCATTACGGAGACCATGCTCATGGAACAAGTCGATAGTGCCTTTGCTGGCCGTTACAACTGGTTTTCCTTCAGTCCAGGAAAGAACCG TCAGAAGCATCAGTCTTGTTCCAGACTGTACATAGACTTCAAGAGCCCTGAGGATGTCTTGGAGTTTGCAGAGTTCTTTAATGGTCATGTGTTTGTTAATGAGAAAG GTGCACTGAAGGATTCTTCCATAGTTACACCTTTAATGGATTTTGTTAGACGGAAAAGAGCTGCTAAGGTTGGATCACGg AAGTCACTGTCTAATGGGAAACTTAGCAGAAGAGCTGGTGGACAATCTGGTGGGATTCCAAGTTCAGCATCATCAAAAAGAGGTTCTGAAAAGAGGCGGGGTTCTACTACAATG TATGTTCTAAGGGATAGCTTGAAAAATGCAAGTGGCAAAGACAAATCAACATACATTCTGGTTTCTAGAAGAGATGAGCAGCAACTTTCCAATAAGCCTGTTATTTTGGCATCATCTGTGGGAACTGAAGTATCTGAAGAGGAAAGCG GAGCTACTAGAATTACTGATGCCGATAAAAATAAAGTTCTGCTTCtgaaagggaaagggaaagagaaagagaaagaaatttCTCAT GTGGCTGGAAGTATATTGCATCAACAGAATTTTACTTCTCCAATTAAAACAATACTTCGTTCAACTCCTACCAAACTGAACTCACGACGCGAAAACAGAATAATCAGAGGCATACTGTTAAACAAGGATTCTCGTCAAAGTCAGTGTCCCGGCTTCCAGTCAGAGCAGCATATTGAGACCTCAAATTTGAAAAAAGAGAGACGACCTCCTTGGCATCCACAAGCAAATTTAGGTTTGAAGGATGCATGCAATGCTTCAGATGGTAACGTTGCTGGGAATCACTTGCATGGTGCTAAGAAGCTAGAAAGACGTAGCAGAAACAAAGATAGAACAGATCATGGTGTTTGGACCCTTCGCCATTCTGATGGATCATGTGCTAGTGATGAGTCCTTGCCATCATCTGCTTCTCAATCTGCGCAGATACTTATAGATTCTTCAGAAG TTAGTAGCAGCAACTCAAGATTGCAGAAAACAGAGCTTTATTTTATCAAGAATAACTTTGGAGTTCCTTTTTCTGAAAATTGTCCAGGAGCTTGTGGTGATACTAAAGTTGATTTCTCAAGTGTTGGGAGCTGCAAAGGTAAAACTTTTGCAAGTGAACATAATG GATCCAGTAAGCACATCAGCCGTCGTGTAGCAGTTGCCAATGGATCATCTGCTGTGAATGATGGGAAACCAGGGAAAAGAGCCAATGTGTATGGTTCTCATGAG AAACAAGTATGGGTACAGAAATCTAGTTCTGGTTCTtag
- the LOC107938535 gene encoding regulator of nonsense transcripts UPF3 isoform X17 — MKRTLDRTKVVLRHLPPSITETMLMEQVDSAFAGRYNWFSFSPGKNRQKHQSCSRLYIDFKSPEDVLEFAEFFNGHVFVNEKGALKDSSIVTPLMDFVRRKRAAKVGSRKSLSNGKLSRRAGGQSGGIPSSASSKRGSEKRRGSTTMYVLRDSLKNASGKDKSTYILVSRRDEQQLSNKPVILASSVGTEVSEEESGATRITDADKNKVLLLKGKGKEKEKEISHVAGSILHQQNFTSPIKTILRSTPTKLNSRRENRIIRGILLNKDSRQSQCPGFQSEQHIETSNLKKERRPPWHPQANLGLKDACNASDGNVAGNHLHGAKKLERRSRNKDRTDHGVWTLRHSDGSCASDESLPSSASQSAQILIDSSEGACGDTKVDFSSVGSCKGSSKHISRRVAVANGSSAVNDGKPGKRANVYGSHEKQVWVQKSSSGS; from the exons ATGAAGCGGACTTTGGATCGAACCAAAGTGGTTCTCCGCCACTTGCCACCGTCCATTACGGAGACCATGCTCATGGAACAAGTCGATAGTGCCTTTGCTGGCCGTTACAACTGGTTTTCCTTCAGTCCAGGAAAGAACCG TCAGAAGCATCAGTCTTGTTCCAGACTGTACATAGACTTCAAGAGCCCTGAGGATGTCTTGGAGTTTGCAGAGTTCTTTAATGGTCATGTGTTTGTTAATGAGAAAG GTGCACTGAAGGATTCTTCCATAGTTACACCTTTAATGGATTTTGTTAGACGGAAAAGAGCTGCTAAGGTTGGATCACGg AAGTCACTGTCTAATGGGAAACTTAGCAGAAGAGCTGGTGGACAATCTGGTGGGATTCCAAGTTCAGCATCATCAAAAAGAGGTTCTGAAAAGAGGCGGGGTTCTACTACAATG TATGTTCTAAGGGATAGCTTGAAAAATGCAAGTGGCAAAGACAAATCAACATACATTCTGGTTTCTAGAAGAGATGAGCAGCAACTTTCCAATAAGCCTGTTATTTTGGCATCATCTGTGGGAACTGAAGTATCTGAAGAGGAAAGCG GAGCTACTAGAATTACTGATGCCGATAAAAATAAAGTTCTGCTTCtgaaagggaaagggaaagagaaagagaaagaaatttCTCAT GTGGCTGGAAGTATATTGCATCAACAGAATTTTACTTCTCCAATTAAAACAATACTTCGTTCAACTCCTACCAAACTGAACTCACGACGCGAAAACAGAATAATCAGAGGCATACTGTTAAACAAGGATTCTCGTCAAAGTCAGTGTCCCGGCTTCCAGTCAGAGCAGCATATTGAGACCTCAAATTTGAAAAAAGAGAGACGACCTCCTTGGCATCCACAAGCAAATTTAGGTTTGAAGGATGCATGCAATGCTTCAGATGGTAACGTTGCTGGGAATCACTTGCATGGTGCTAAGAAGCTAGAAAGACGTAGCAGAAACAAAGATAGAACAGATCATGGTGTTTGGACCCTTCGCCATTCTGATGGATCATGTGCTAGTGATGAGTCCTTGCCATCATCTGCTTCTCAATCTGCGCAGATACTTATAGATTCTTCAGAAG GAGCTTGTGGTGATACTAAAGTTGATTTCTCAAGTGTTGGGAGCTGCAAAG GATCCAGTAAGCACATCAGCCGTCGTGTAGCAGTTGCCAATGGATCATCTGCTGTGAATGATGGGAAACCAGGGAAAAGAGCCAATGTGTATGGTTCTCATGAG AAACAAGTATGGGTACAGAAATCTAGTTCTGGTTCTtag
- the LOC107938535 gene encoding regulator of nonsense transcripts UPF3 isoform X10 produces the protein MKRTLDRTKVVLRHLPPSITETMLMEQVDSAFAGRYNWFSFSPGKNRQKHQSCSRLYIDFKSPEDVLEFAEFFNGHVFVNEKGALKDSSIVTPLMDFVRRKRAAKKSLSNGKLSRRAGGQSGGIPSSASSKRGSEKRRGSTTMYVLRDSLKNASGKDKSTYILVSRRDEQQLSNKPVILASSVGTEVSEEESGATRITDADKNKVLLLKGKGKEKEKEISHVAGSILHQQNFTSPIKTILRSTPTKLNSRRENRIIRGILLNKDSRQSQCPGFQSEQHIETSNLKKERRPPWHPQANLGLKDACNASDGNVAGNHLHGAKKLERRSRNKDRTDHGVWTLRHSDGSCASDESLPSSASQSAQILIDSSEVSSSNSRLQKTELYFIKNNFGVPFSENCPGACGDTKVDFSSVGSCKGKTFASEHNGSSKHISRRVAVANGSSAVNDGKPGKRANVYGSHEKQVWVQKSSSGS, from the exons ATGAAGCGGACTTTGGATCGAACCAAAGTGGTTCTCCGCCACTTGCCACCGTCCATTACGGAGACCATGCTCATGGAACAAGTCGATAGTGCCTTTGCTGGCCGTTACAACTGGTTTTCCTTCAGTCCAGGAAAGAACCG TCAGAAGCATCAGTCTTGTTCCAGACTGTACATAGACTTCAAGAGCCCTGAGGATGTCTTGGAGTTTGCAGAGTTCTTTAATGGTCATGTGTTTGTTAATGAGAAAG GTGCACTGAAGGATTCTTCCATAGTTACACCTTTAATGGATTTTGTTAGACGGAAAAGAGCTGCTAAG AAGTCACTGTCTAATGGGAAACTTAGCAGAAGAGCTGGTGGACAATCTGGTGGGATTCCAAGTTCAGCATCATCAAAAAGAGGTTCTGAAAAGAGGCGGGGTTCTACTACAATG TATGTTCTAAGGGATAGCTTGAAAAATGCAAGTGGCAAAGACAAATCAACATACATTCTGGTTTCTAGAAGAGATGAGCAGCAACTTTCCAATAAGCCTGTTATTTTGGCATCATCTGTGGGAACTGAAGTATCTGAAGAGGAAAGCG GAGCTACTAGAATTACTGATGCCGATAAAAATAAAGTTCTGCTTCtgaaagggaaagggaaagagaaagagaaagaaatttCTCAT GTGGCTGGAAGTATATTGCATCAACAGAATTTTACTTCTCCAATTAAAACAATACTTCGTTCAACTCCTACCAAACTGAACTCACGACGCGAAAACAGAATAATCAGAGGCATACTGTTAAACAAGGATTCTCGTCAAAGTCAGTGTCCCGGCTTCCAGTCAGAGCAGCATATTGAGACCTCAAATTTGAAAAAAGAGAGACGACCTCCTTGGCATCCACAAGCAAATTTAGGTTTGAAGGATGCATGCAATGCTTCAGATGGTAACGTTGCTGGGAATCACTTGCATGGTGCTAAGAAGCTAGAAAGACGTAGCAGAAACAAAGATAGAACAGATCATGGTGTTTGGACCCTTCGCCATTCTGATGGATCATGTGCTAGTGATGAGTCCTTGCCATCATCTGCTTCTCAATCTGCGCAGATACTTATAGATTCTTCAGAAG TTAGTAGCAGCAACTCAAGATTGCAGAAAACAGAGCTTTATTTTATCAAGAATAACTTTGGAGTTCCTTTTTCTGAAAATTGTCCAGGAGCTTGTGGTGATACTAAAGTTGATTTCTCAAGTGTTGGGAGCTGCAAAGGTAAAACTTTTGCAAGTGAACATAATG GATCCAGTAAGCACATCAGCCGTCGTGTAGCAGTTGCCAATGGATCATCTGCTGTGAATGATGGGAAACCAGGGAAAAGAGCCAATGTGTATGGTTCTCATGAG AAACAAGTATGGGTACAGAAATCTAGTTCTGGTTCTtag
- the LOC107938535 gene encoding regulator of nonsense transcripts UPF3 isoform X3: MKRTLDRTKVVLRHLPPSITETMLMEQVDSAFAGRYNWFSFSPGKNRQKHQSCSRLYIDFKSPEDVLEFAEFFNGHVFVNEKDPEYLEFLEFLAKPVENLPSAEIQLERREAERVGALKDSSIVTPLMDFVRRKRAAKKSLSNGKLSRRAGGQSGGIPSSASSKRGSEKRRGSTTMYVLRDSLKNASGKDKSTYILVSRRDEQQLSNKPVILASSVGTEVSEEESGATRITDADKNKVLLLKGKGKEKEKEISHVAGSILHQQNFTSPIKTILRSTPTKLNSRRENRIIRGILLNKDSRQSQCPGFQSEQHIETSNLKKERRPPWHPQANLGLKDACNASDGNVAGNHLHGAKKLERRSRNKDRTDHGVWTLRHSDGSCASDESLPSSASQSAQILIDSSEVSSSNSRLQKTELYFIKNNFGVPFSENCPGACGDTKVDFSSVGSCKGKTFASEHNGSSKHISRRVAVANGSSAVNDGKPGKRANVYGSHEKQVWVQKSSSGS, translated from the exons ATGAAGCGGACTTTGGATCGAACCAAAGTGGTTCTCCGCCACTTGCCACCGTCCATTACGGAGACCATGCTCATGGAACAAGTCGATAGTGCCTTTGCTGGCCGTTACAACTGGTTTTCCTTCAGTCCAGGAAAGAACCG TCAGAAGCATCAGTCTTGTTCCAGACTGTACATAGACTTCAAGAGCCCTGAGGATGTCTTGGAGTTTGCAGAGTTCTTTAATGGTCATGTGTTTGTTAATGAGAAAG ATCCTGAGTATTTGGAGTTCCTTGAATTTCTTGCGAAGCCAGTCGAGAATCTTCCTAGTGCAGAGATACAATTAGAGAGGAGGGAGGCTGAAAGAGTTG GTGCACTGAAGGATTCTTCCATAGTTACACCTTTAATGGATTTTGTTAGACGGAAAAGAGCTGCTAAG AAGTCACTGTCTAATGGGAAACTTAGCAGAAGAGCTGGTGGACAATCTGGTGGGATTCCAAGTTCAGCATCATCAAAAAGAGGTTCTGAAAAGAGGCGGGGTTCTACTACAATG TATGTTCTAAGGGATAGCTTGAAAAATGCAAGTGGCAAAGACAAATCAACATACATTCTGGTTTCTAGAAGAGATGAGCAGCAACTTTCCAATAAGCCTGTTATTTTGGCATCATCTGTGGGAACTGAAGTATCTGAAGAGGAAAGCG GAGCTACTAGAATTACTGATGCCGATAAAAATAAAGTTCTGCTTCtgaaagggaaagggaaagagaaagagaaagaaatttCTCAT GTGGCTGGAAGTATATTGCATCAACAGAATTTTACTTCTCCAATTAAAACAATACTTCGTTCAACTCCTACCAAACTGAACTCACGACGCGAAAACAGAATAATCAGAGGCATACTGTTAAACAAGGATTCTCGTCAAAGTCAGTGTCCCGGCTTCCAGTCAGAGCAGCATATTGAGACCTCAAATTTGAAAAAAGAGAGACGACCTCCTTGGCATCCACAAGCAAATTTAGGTTTGAAGGATGCATGCAATGCTTCAGATGGTAACGTTGCTGGGAATCACTTGCATGGTGCTAAGAAGCTAGAAAGACGTAGCAGAAACAAAGATAGAACAGATCATGGTGTTTGGACCCTTCGCCATTCTGATGGATCATGTGCTAGTGATGAGTCCTTGCCATCATCTGCTTCTCAATCTGCGCAGATACTTATAGATTCTTCAGAAG TTAGTAGCAGCAACTCAAGATTGCAGAAAACAGAGCTTTATTTTATCAAGAATAACTTTGGAGTTCCTTTTTCTGAAAATTGTCCAGGAGCTTGTGGTGATACTAAAGTTGATTTCTCAAGTGTTGGGAGCTGCAAAGGTAAAACTTTTGCAAGTGAACATAATG GATCCAGTAAGCACATCAGCCGTCGTGTAGCAGTTGCCAATGGATCATCTGCTGTGAATGATGGGAAACCAGGGAAAAGAGCCAATGTGTATGGTTCTCATGAG AAACAAGTATGGGTACAGAAATCTAGTTCTGGTTCTtag
- the LOC107938535 gene encoding regulator of nonsense transcripts UPF3 isoform X4, giving the protein MKRTLDRTKVVLRHLPPSITETMLMEQVDSAFAGRYNWFSFSPGKNRQKHQSCSRLYIDFKSPEDVLEFAEFFNGHVFVNEKDPEYLEFLEFLAKPVENLPSAEIQLERREAERVGALKDSSIVTPLMDFVRRKRAAKVGSRKSLSNGKLSRRAGGQSGGIPSSASSKRGSEKRRGSTTMYVLRDSLKNASGKDKSTYILVSRRDEQQLSNKPVILASSVGTEVSEEESGATRITDADKNKVLLLKGKGKEKEKEISHVAGSILHQQNFTSPIKTILRSTPTKLNSRRENRIIRGILLNKDSRQSQCPGFQSEQHIETSNLKKERRPPWHPQANLGLKDACNASDGNVAGNHLHGAKKLERRSRNKDRTDHGVWTLRHSDGSCASDESLPSSASQSAQILIDSSEVSSSNSRLQKTELYFIKNNFGVPFSENCPGACGDTKVDFSSVGSCKGSSKHISRRVAVANGSSAVNDGKPGKRANVYGSHEKQVWVQKSSSGS; this is encoded by the exons ATGAAGCGGACTTTGGATCGAACCAAAGTGGTTCTCCGCCACTTGCCACCGTCCATTACGGAGACCATGCTCATGGAACAAGTCGATAGTGCCTTTGCTGGCCGTTACAACTGGTTTTCCTTCAGTCCAGGAAAGAACCG TCAGAAGCATCAGTCTTGTTCCAGACTGTACATAGACTTCAAGAGCCCTGAGGATGTCTTGGAGTTTGCAGAGTTCTTTAATGGTCATGTGTTTGTTAATGAGAAAG ATCCTGAGTATTTGGAGTTCCTTGAATTTCTTGCGAAGCCAGTCGAGAATCTTCCTAGTGCAGAGATACAATTAGAGAGGAGGGAGGCTGAAAGAGTTG GTGCACTGAAGGATTCTTCCATAGTTACACCTTTAATGGATTTTGTTAGACGGAAAAGAGCTGCTAAGGTTGGATCACGg AAGTCACTGTCTAATGGGAAACTTAGCAGAAGAGCTGGTGGACAATCTGGTGGGATTCCAAGTTCAGCATCATCAAAAAGAGGTTCTGAAAAGAGGCGGGGTTCTACTACAATG TATGTTCTAAGGGATAGCTTGAAAAATGCAAGTGGCAAAGACAAATCAACATACATTCTGGTTTCTAGAAGAGATGAGCAGCAACTTTCCAATAAGCCTGTTATTTTGGCATCATCTGTGGGAACTGAAGTATCTGAAGAGGAAAGCG GAGCTACTAGAATTACTGATGCCGATAAAAATAAAGTTCTGCTTCtgaaagggaaagggaaagagaaagagaaagaaatttCTCAT GTGGCTGGAAGTATATTGCATCAACAGAATTTTACTTCTCCAATTAAAACAATACTTCGTTCAACTCCTACCAAACTGAACTCACGACGCGAAAACAGAATAATCAGAGGCATACTGTTAAACAAGGATTCTCGTCAAAGTCAGTGTCCCGGCTTCCAGTCAGAGCAGCATATTGAGACCTCAAATTTGAAAAAAGAGAGACGACCTCCTTGGCATCCACAAGCAAATTTAGGTTTGAAGGATGCATGCAATGCTTCAGATGGTAACGTTGCTGGGAATCACTTGCATGGTGCTAAGAAGCTAGAAAGACGTAGCAGAAACAAAGATAGAACAGATCATGGTGTTTGGACCCTTCGCCATTCTGATGGATCATGTGCTAGTGATGAGTCCTTGCCATCATCTGCTTCTCAATCTGCGCAGATACTTATAGATTCTTCAGAAG TTAGTAGCAGCAACTCAAGATTGCAGAAAACAGAGCTTTATTTTATCAAGAATAACTTTGGAGTTCCTTTTTCTGAAAATTGTCCAGGAGCTTGTGGTGATACTAAAGTTGATTTCTCAAGTGTTGGGAGCTGCAAAG GATCCAGTAAGCACATCAGCCGTCGTGTAGCAGTTGCCAATGGATCATCTGCTGTGAATGATGGGAAACCAGGGAAAAGAGCCAATGTGTATGGTTCTCATGAG AAACAAGTATGGGTACAGAAATCTAGTTCTGGTTCTtag
- the LOC107938535 gene encoding regulator of nonsense transcripts UPF3 isoform X1, with amino-acid sequence MKRTLDRTKVVLRHLPPSITETMLMEQVDSAFAGRYNWFSFSPGKNRQKHQSCSRLYIDFKSPEDVLEFAEFFNGHVFVNEKDPEYLEFLEFLAKPVENLPSAEIQLERREAERVGALKDSSIVTPLMDFVRRKRAAKVGSRKSLSNGKLSRRAGGQSGGIPSSASSKRGSEKRRGSTTMYVLRDSLKNASGKDKSTYILVSRRDEQQLSNKPVILASSVGTEVSEEESGATRITDADKNKVLLLKGKGKEKEKEISHVAGSILHQQNFTSPIKTILRSTPTKLNSRRENRIIRGILLNKDSRQSQCPGFQSEQHIETSNLKKERRPPWHPQANLGLKDACNASDGNVAGNHLHGAKKLERRSRNKDRTDHGVWTLRHSDGSCASDESLPSSASQSAQILIDSSEVSSSNSRLQKTELYFIKNNFGVPFSENCPGACGDTKVDFSSVGSCKGKTFASEHNGSSKHISRRVAVANGSSAVNDGKPGKRANVYGSHEKQVWVQKSSSGS; translated from the exons ATGAAGCGGACTTTGGATCGAACCAAAGTGGTTCTCCGCCACTTGCCACCGTCCATTACGGAGACCATGCTCATGGAACAAGTCGATAGTGCCTTTGCTGGCCGTTACAACTGGTTTTCCTTCAGTCCAGGAAAGAACCG TCAGAAGCATCAGTCTTGTTCCAGACTGTACATAGACTTCAAGAGCCCTGAGGATGTCTTGGAGTTTGCAGAGTTCTTTAATGGTCATGTGTTTGTTAATGAGAAAG ATCCTGAGTATTTGGAGTTCCTTGAATTTCTTGCGAAGCCAGTCGAGAATCTTCCTAGTGCAGAGATACAATTAGAGAGGAGGGAGGCTGAAAGAGTTG GTGCACTGAAGGATTCTTCCATAGTTACACCTTTAATGGATTTTGTTAGACGGAAAAGAGCTGCTAAGGTTGGATCACGg AAGTCACTGTCTAATGGGAAACTTAGCAGAAGAGCTGGTGGACAATCTGGTGGGATTCCAAGTTCAGCATCATCAAAAAGAGGTTCTGAAAAGAGGCGGGGTTCTACTACAATG TATGTTCTAAGGGATAGCTTGAAAAATGCAAGTGGCAAAGACAAATCAACATACATTCTGGTTTCTAGAAGAGATGAGCAGCAACTTTCCAATAAGCCTGTTATTTTGGCATCATCTGTGGGAACTGAAGTATCTGAAGAGGAAAGCG GAGCTACTAGAATTACTGATGCCGATAAAAATAAAGTTCTGCTTCtgaaagggaaagggaaagagaaagagaaagaaatttCTCAT GTGGCTGGAAGTATATTGCATCAACAGAATTTTACTTCTCCAATTAAAACAATACTTCGTTCAACTCCTACCAAACTGAACTCACGACGCGAAAACAGAATAATCAGAGGCATACTGTTAAACAAGGATTCTCGTCAAAGTCAGTGTCCCGGCTTCCAGTCAGAGCAGCATATTGAGACCTCAAATTTGAAAAAAGAGAGACGACCTCCTTGGCATCCACAAGCAAATTTAGGTTTGAAGGATGCATGCAATGCTTCAGATGGTAACGTTGCTGGGAATCACTTGCATGGTGCTAAGAAGCTAGAAAGACGTAGCAGAAACAAAGATAGAACAGATCATGGTGTTTGGACCCTTCGCCATTCTGATGGATCATGTGCTAGTGATGAGTCCTTGCCATCATCTGCTTCTCAATCTGCGCAGATACTTATAGATTCTTCAGAAG TTAGTAGCAGCAACTCAAGATTGCAGAAAACAGAGCTTTATTTTATCAAGAATAACTTTGGAGTTCCTTTTTCTGAAAATTGTCCAGGAGCTTGTGGTGATACTAAAGTTGATTTCTCAAGTGTTGGGAGCTGCAAAGGTAAAACTTTTGCAAGTGAACATAATG GATCCAGTAAGCACATCAGCCGTCGTGTAGCAGTTGCCAATGGATCATCTGCTGTGAATGATGGGAAACCAGGGAAAAGAGCCAATGTGTATGGTTCTCATGAG AAACAAGTATGGGTACAGAAATCTAGTTCTGGTTCTtag